A DNA window from Mya arenaria isolate MELC-2E11 chromosome 17, ASM2691426v1 contains the following coding sequences:
- the LOC128223565 gene encoding adhesive plaque matrix protein-like, with protein IPTYPTTYPYTHQPTDLPIYPPTHRPTHIPTCPPTYPYTHLPNDLPIYPPTHRPTHIPTNPPSYPYTHMPTDLPIYPPTHRPTHIPTYSPTYPHTHLPNDLPIYPPTHRPTHISPYPPTYPYIPLPTDLLIYPPTYPYTDLPTNLPIYPPTHRPTHIPTVLPIYPPTHRPTHIPTYPSSYPYIHLPTPTHRPTHISTTHRPTHILSYPSSYPYTHLLTVLPIYYPTHRPTYISTYLPTYPSTHISTHLPIYPPTHRRSTVRPIDLLTYLPTNHPPIIRPTDLPYQPTDRPTLPYPTLTTYPCKTYLPTYSDRPTDRPT; from the exons ATACCCACCTACCCAACGACCTACCCATATACCCACCAACCCACCGACCTACCCATATACCCACCAACCCACCGTCCTACCCATATACCCACATGCCCACCGACCTACCCATATACCCACCTACCCAACGACCTACCCATATACCCACCAACCCACCGACCTACCCATATACCCACCAACCCACCGTCCTACCCATATACCCACATGCCCACCGACCTACCCATATACCCACCTACCCACCGTCCTACCCATATACCCACCTACTCACCGACCTACCCACATACCCACCTACCCAACGACCTACCCATATACCCACCAACCCACCGACCTACCCATATATCCCCCTACCCACCGACCTACCCATATATCCCCCTACCCACTGACCTACTCATATACCCACCGACCTACCCATATACCGACCTACCTACCAACCTACCCATATACCCACCTACCCACCGTCCTACCCATATACCCACCGTCCTACCCATATACCCACCTACCCACCGTCCTACCCATATACCCACCTACCCATCGTCCTACCCATATATCCACCTACCCACC CCTACCCACCGACCTACCCATATATCCACTACCCACCGACCTACCCATATATTATCCTACCCATCGTCCTACCCATACACCCACCTACTAACCGTCCTACCCATTTATTATCCTACCCACCGTCCTACCTATATATCCACATACCTACCGACATACCCATCTACCCACATATCCACCCACCTACCCATATACCCACCTACCCACCGACGTTCGACGGTCCGTCCGATAGACCTACTGACCTACCTACCCACTAACCACCCACCTATCatccgaccgaccgacctaccttaccaaccgaccgaccgacctacccTTCCCTACCCTACCCTAACAACCTACCCATGCAAAACCTACCTACCCACCTActccgacagaccgaccgaccgaccgacctaa